In the Polyangiaceae bacterium genome, one interval contains:
- the yidC gene encoding membrane protein insertase YidC: MERSGLSRWLLLGLLALVGFTLLPKFFGEKSSDTQPLQNESAVFPKHRPAERLCDIWGPRFRAQVSTRGGALRHFELTTAKYRRHGEPIDLSTTPDVEMRRQLRFHYRNEAAKLGDKAQLDFDSVDYKLVKTDGKSCELAYEDARTRLTRVIRATERPYELEVQETIENKADKPLSHALTVETTSWRTSKEVTGHMFRVSPYITHVECIREDGHAERKRPEDFEPKDFEGEEFKGDLNPGDWFEDKHAAAYAAVSNAYFSSAVVPLASPAAGPACQLQIEERWDAGRFGAKKDDPNGGAMYRARLAYPITTLAPGKSASYSVLTYVGPKERDLLAAAGGGQKDLSELIDLGFFSAIAKVLVAFLLKVHGVIPNWGIAIIILTLVARTLLFPLSVPSIKSMIKMRELKPELDALTEKYKDDPQAKGLAQMELWRKHNVNPLKGCLPQLASMPVWFALYTTLQTAVELYNIPFLWFPDLSEPDPWYILPFIIGGNSFLQQKLMPMQADAAQQKMMLYFMPAMFTVFMLFLPAGLGVYMFTNGVLGIAQQQAVEWYVRRQNGPKPGIEVKVSSDEPQGESKSKRGKRTGKGKTDANDVGDRALLGKGKA, encoded by the coding sequence ATGGAACGTAGTGGACTATCCCGCTGGCTGCTTCTCGGCCTCTTGGCGCTCGTCGGCTTCACGCTGTTGCCCAAGTTCTTTGGCGAGAAATCCAGCGACACCCAACCCCTCCAGAACGAAAGCGCGGTCTTTCCGAAGCACCGACCCGCGGAACGCTTGTGTGACATCTGGGGGCCGCGCTTCCGGGCACAGGTCTCGACACGCGGCGGCGCGTTGCGCCACTTCGAGCTGACCACTGCGAAGTATCGTCGGCATGGCGAGCCCATCGACCTGTCCACCACGCCGGACGTGGAGATGCGCCGTCAGCTGCGCTTTCACTACCGCAACGAGGCGGCGAAGCTCGGCGACAAGGCCCAGTTGGACTTCGACTCAGTCGACTACAAGCTGGTCAAGACCGACGGCAAGTCCTGCGAGCTAGCGTACGAGGATGCAAGGACGCGTCTGACGCGGGTCATCCGTGCAACCGAGCGGCCCTACGAACTCGAGGTTCAAGAGACCATCGAGAACAAGGCAGACAAGCCGCTCAGCCACGCGCTCACGGTCGAGACCACGTCCTGGCGGACCAGCAAAGAAGTGACCGGGCACATGTTCCGCGTGAGCCCCTACATCACGCACGTGGAGTGCATTCGCGAGGACGGGCACGCGGAGCGCAAGCGACCCGAAGACTTCGAGCCCAAGGACTTCGAGGGCGAGGAGTTCAAGGGCGACTTGAACCCGGGCGACTGGTTCGAGGACAAGCATGCGGCCGCCTACGCCGCTGTCTCGAACGCCTACTTCTCCAGCGCCGTCGTGCCCCTCGCCTCTCCGGCGGCGGGGCCCGCTTGCCAACTGCAAATCGAGGAGCGCTGGGACGCCGGCCGCTTCGGCGCCAAGAAGGACGACCCCAACGGCGGCGCCATGTACCGGGCGCGCCTGGCGTACCCCATCACGACGCTAGCGCCAGGCAAGTCCGCCAGTTACTCGGTGCTGACCTATGTCGGGCCCAAAGAGCGTGACCTCTTGGCGGCAGCTGGTGGTGGGCAAAAGGATCTATCGGAGCTCATCGACCTAGGTTTCTTCTCGGCCATCGCCAAGGTGCTGGTCGCGTTCTTGCTCAAGGTGCATGGCGTGATCCCCAACTGGGGCATCGCGATCATCATCCTGACCTTGGTCGCGCGCACGCTGCTCTTCCCGCTCAGCGTTCCCAGCATCAAGAGCATGATCAAGATGCGAGAGCTCAAGCCCGAGCTCGACGCCTTGACGGAGAAGTACAAGGACGATCCCCAGGCCAAGGGCTTGGCCCAGATGGAGCTGTGGCGGAAGCACAACGTGAACCCACTCAAGGGCTGTTTGCCACAGCTCGCGAGCATGCCGGTCTGGTTTGCGCTCTACACCACACTTCAGACGGCGGTGGAGCTGTACAACATTCCCTTCCTCTGGTTCCCGGATCTGTCGGAACCCGACCCGTGGTACATCCTGCCCTTCATCATCGGCGGCAATTCCTTCTTGCAGCAGAAGCTGATGCCGATGCAGGCGGATGCAGCGCAGCAGAAGATGATGCTGTACTTCATGCCGGCCATGTTCACGGTGTTCATGCTGTTCTTGCCGGCAGGGTTGGGCGTCTACATGTTCACCAACGGCGTACTCGGTATCGCTCAGCAACAAGCTGTGGAGTGGTACGTTCGACGCCAGAACGGCCCGAAGCCGGGCATCGAAGTCAAAGTTTCATCCGACGAGCCTCAGGGCGAGTCGAAGAGCAAGCGCGGCAAACGCACGGGCAAGGGGAAGACCGACGCGAACGACGTGGGTGACCGCGCGCTCTTGGGCAAAGGGAAGGCATGA
- the rnpA gene encoding ribonuclease P protein component, producing the protein MSKPASPELEQGVSSEGAFDRSQRIRKRADFLAAQSHGRRIGTQLCTLLLLAREGNERARLGITASKKLGNAVARSRVKRVIREAFRATRELWASDMDLVVIPRQAAVMATTGTMVADWLAVADVITRKTEQARADAREGAQTKKGGR; encoded by the coding sequence TTGTCGAAGCCCGCGTCCCCGGAGCTCGAGCAAGGCGTATCGAGCGAGGGCGCCTTCGATCGGTCGCAGCGAATCCGCAAGCGCGCTGATTTCCTGGCGGCGCAGTCCCACGGCCGGCGCATTGGCACGCAACTATGCACATTGCTGCTGCTCGCGCGTGAAGGAAACGAGCGGGCCCGCTTGGGCATCACTGCATCCAAGAAGCTGGGCAATGCTGTCGCGCGCTCGCGCGTGAAGCGTGTGATTCGTGAGGCCTTTCGTGCGACTCGCGAACTGTGGGCGAGCGACATGGATTTGGTCGTAATTCCACGCCAAGCCGCCGTCATGGCCACGACAGGCACGATGGTCGCCGACTGGTTGGCAGTCGCCGACGTCATCACCCGCAAAACCGAGCAGGCGCGGGCCGACGCCCGAGAGGGCGCCCAGACGAAAAAAGGCGGCCGCTGA
- a CDS encoding cation diffusion facilitator family transporter — translation MSGGAAIHDEATDSHGHGHGHAHGHARAPSRVLALALLLTSSFMVVEAVGGLWTGSLALLADAGHMLADAGALALALVAQRFAARPRTQHTTFGLRRAEVLAAFVNGIALAVTAAFVVKEAVERWFAPQDIHAPGMLVIAAVGLGVNLLVAAILMRAQRDSVNVRAAFAHVAMDALGSVAAIIAGLCVLLFDFNRADPALSVMIAGLVAYSGWRVIRETTAILLEATPSHLDVMAIERAIRDCAGVKDLHDLHVWRISDQFDALTVHVTLKDGAHGVEVSRGVCDRLHELFGLSHVTVQPEASPPEAVVPLRASRDGRPVRHVG, via the coding sequence ATGAGCGGCGGCGCTGCGATCCACGACGAAGCGACGGACAGCCACGGCCACGGGCACGGGCACGCCCATGGTCACGCGCGCGCGCCGTCTCGGGTGCTGGCCCTGGCGTTGTTGTTGACCAGCTCGTTCATGGTCGTCGAGGCGGTGGGGGGGCTCTGGACGGGCAGCTTGGCGCTGCTGGCGGATGCCGGACACATGCTCGCCGATGCCGGCGCCCTGGCTTTGGCCCTGGTGGCGCAGCGCTTCGCAGCGCGACCGCGCACCCAACACACGACTTTCGGCCTGCGTAGAGCGGAAGTGCTCGCGGCTTTCGTGAACGGTATCGCCTTGGCGGTCACGGCTGCCTTCGTGGTGAAAGAGGCCGTCGAACGCTGGTTCGCGCCGCAGGACATCCACGCGCCCGGCATGTTGGTCATCGCAGCGGTCGGCCTCGGGGTGAATCTTCTCGTGGCGGCGATTCTGATGCGCGCACAACGCGACAGCGTCAACGTTCGGGCCGCCTTCGCCCACGTCGCCATGGACGCCCTCGGCTCGGTTGCTGCCATCATCGCGGGTCTGTGCGTCTTGCTCTTCGACTTCAACCGGGCAGACCCTGCCTTGAGCGTGATGATTGCGGGATTGGTTGCCTACAGCGGCTGGCGAGTGATTCGCGAGACGACGGCCATTCTGCTGGAGGCTACCCCAAGTCATCTCGACGTAATGGCCATCGAGCGTGCCATTCGTGACTGCGCGGGCGTGAAGGATCTGCACGACTTGCACGTCTGGCGCATCTCCGACCAGTTCGATGCCCTGACGGTGCATGTCACGCTCAAGGACGGCGCCCATGGCGTGGAGGTCAGTCGCGGCGTGTGCGACCGCCTCCACGAGCTGTTCGGACTGAGCCACGTCACTGTGCAACCCGAAGCGTCGCCCCCCGAAGCCGTCGTGCCCCTGCGCGCCAGCCGCGACGGGCGCCCTGTGCGCCACGTCGGCTGA
- a CDS encoding MlaD family protein — MNRISTAAKVGAFALVTVVAAIFIYRFVSKNAAGGDGYVVYALMDDATGIAKHSQVRVAGIPVGQIESIRLQGGKARIDIRVRPDVPLYEDAAASKVSSSLLGEYFIGLAPGTEGRRQLEDGDQIKTVVGAATTDEILKDVSDIAKQVKKVADSLANSIGTKEGEDNLKDTLKNLAEVTDALNKTVRENRQSIRNILSNVENITAKGEPEVERILENVRESSKEIRELLAKGEKGENANPGEVRQIIEKVNRASTSLESALGNLDKVSGRLERGEGTLGRLTKDEKLIDEVEGVAENVGDFVGGLSRLQTIVALRTDYQFLSSTVKSYVELRLQPREDKYYSIEIVNDPRGLTRFEQIDVDTSNPNDPPHYREVRTVTTNAFRFSLQFAQRMGPFVGRFGIKESTGGVGLDTIWFDDRFELRQDLFGFGEVVLPRWRIALGYEFVSRLWLLAGVDDVLSPTRRDYFLGLQLRFNDEDLKTILPFAPGP; from the coding sequence ATGAATCGGATTTCGACTGCAGCCAAAGTCGGGGCCTTCGCCCTGGTCACCGTGGTGGCGGCGATCTTCATCTACCGCTTCGTCAGCAAGAATGCCGCGGGCGGAGACGGCTACGTCGTCTACGCGTTGATGGATGACGCTACCGGGATCGCCAAGCACTCCCAAGTGCGCGTCGCGGGTATTCCCGTGGGGCAGATCGAGAGCATTCGCCTGCAGGGCGGCAAGGCACGCATCGACATTCGCGTGCGACCCGACGTGCCTCTCTACGAGGATGCTGCGGCGAGCAAGGTGAGCTCCAGCTTGCTCGGGGAGTACTTCATCGGCCTGGCACCGGGTACCGAGGGAAGGCGCCAGCTCGAGGACGGCGACCAAATCAAGACGGTCGTGGGGGCGGCGACCACCGACGAGATCCTCAAAGACGTTTCCGATATCGCCAAGCAGGTCAAGAAGGTGGCCGACAGTCTGGCCAATTCCATCGGCACCAAAGAGGGCGAGGACAATCTAAAGGACACGTTGAAGAACTTGGCAGAGGTGACCGACGCGCTGAACAAGACCGTTCGGGAGAATCGTCAGTCGATTCGCAATATCCTCAGCAACGTCGAGAACATCACGGCCAAGGGCGAGCCGGAGGTGGAACGGATCCTGGAGAACGTCCGTGAATCCTCCAAAGAAATCCGGGAGCTGCTCGCAAAGGGCGAGAAGGGTGAGAACGCCAACCCTGGTGAAGTGCGACAGATCATCGAGAAGGTGAATCGCGCCAGCACCAGCTTGGAGAGTGCCCTGGGCAACCTGGACAAGGTCAGCGGTCGTTTGGAGCGCGGCGAGGGCACCCTGGGCCGTCTGACCAAAGACGAAAAGCTGATTGACGAGGTGGAAGGCGTCGCCGAGAACGTTGGGGACTTCGTGGGAGGGCTCTCCCGCCTGCAGACCATCGTGGCGCTTCGCACCGACTACCAGTTTCTGTCCAGCACGGTGAAGAGCTACGTGGAACTGCGTTTGCAGCCCCGCGAGGACAAGTACTACTCGATCGAGATCGTCAACGACCCGCGTGGATTGACGCGCTTCGAGCAGATCGACGTCGACACGTCGAATCCGAATGATCCGCCGCACTATCGCGAAGTGCGAACCGTGACGACCAACGCCTTCCGCTTCAGCCTGCAGTTTGCCCAACGTATGGGCCCCTTCGTCGGCCGGTTCGGCATCAAGGAGTCCACGGGAGGCGTTGGCCTCGACACGATCTGGTTCGATGATCGTTTCGAGCTGCGTCAGGACTTGTTTGGCTTTGGCGAGGTCGTCCTGCCGCGCTGGCGCATCGCCTTGGGCTACGAGTTCGTGTCGCGCCTGTGGCTCTTGGCTGGGGTGGACGACGTGCTGAGTCCGACGCGCCGTGACTACTTCCTGGGCCTGCAACTGCGCTTCAACGACGAAGACTTGAAGACGATCCTGCCCTTCGCGCCCGGGCCGTGA
- a CDS encoding CAP domain-containing protein yields the protein MRGAAGLLLAMTACPCCAPREVAAEQPVAPSAPERPPLIAPDASSFAQVIASPQPEAQAEGLAARLMDLCDRSDAALAEVASRLGERLLTGASIPDTAEIAFEIRAAGAPYVWPRAWSLSGGVIDDEDATRRARAWLDAIPRYGQRRCGAARVHADTDAAVLLLSDVVADVAPLSSRARTGQWLTFDAKLLVPATAAKLVLLGPRGAPKPVPTQLAQNSARARFAASEPGPWLVQLLADVSVGPRPVAEAMFFADVPPPQGYEPHPAPGESQRTDEPEVGLLDMVNAARVSEHLAPLARSPALDAIARAHAEAMKARGVLGHDVGQGGASERLAAAGLSFSGFGENIARAQSAARAHRVIWASPSHRGNVIEPRFAQLGVGVARDGGTLWVCELFATRQ from the coding sequence ATGCGTGGCGCTGCCGGGCTGTTGCTCGCCATGACGGCGTGCCCTTGCTGCGCGCCGCGCGAGGTGGCGGCTGAACAGCCCGTAGCGCCGAGCGCGCCCGAACGCCCGCCCCTGATCGCTCCGGACGCATCGAGCTTCGCCCAGGTCATCGCGTCGCCACAGCCCGAAGCGCAGGCCGAAGGCCTGGCTGCTCGCTTGATGGATCTCTGCGACCGCAGCGACGCCGCGCTGGCCGAAGTCGCGTCGCGCCTTGGCGAGCGTCTGCTCACCGGGGCCTCGATTCCAGACACGGCCGAGATCGCCTTCGAGATCCGCGCCGCGGGCGCTCCCTACGTATGGCCAAGGGCATGGTCGCTGTCGGGGGGAGTCATCGATGACGAAGACGCTACGCGGCGAGCTCGCGCATGGCTGGACGCCATTCCACGATACGGTCAGCGACGCTGTGGCGCTGCCCGTGTGCACGCAGACACGGACGCTGCGGTGCTTCTGCTGTCGGACGTCGTCGCCGATGTCGCCCCCCTGAGCAGCCGTGCGCGCACCGGGCAATGGCTGACCTTCGATGCAAAACTGCTGGTGCCCGCAACGGCTGCCAAGCTCGTACTACTCGGTCCTCGCGGTGCCCCGAAGCCAGTCCCCACTCAGCTGGCCCAAAACTCCGCGCGCGCACGCTTCGCAGCGTCGGAGCCAGGCCCTTGGCTGGTGCAACTCCTGGCGGACGTGAGCGTTGGCCCGCGGCCAGTGGCGGAAGCGATGTTCTTCGCCGACGTGCCGCCTCCGCAGGGCTACGAGCCACATCCTGCGCCCGGCGAGAGCCAACGCACGGACGAGCCCGAGGTTGGCTTGCTCGACATGGTCAATGCGGCGCGAGTGAGCGAGCACCTCGCGCCCCTGGCGCGTTCCCCGGCCCTCGATGCGATCGCGCGGGCTCACGCCGAAGCCATGAAGGCCAGGGGCGTGCTCGGGCACGACGTCGGTCAGGGAGGGGCAAGCGAACGCTTGGCCGCGGCAGGGCTGTCCTTCTCAGGATTCGGCGAGAACATCGCGCGAGCGCAGAGCGCCGCTCGGGCGCATCGCGTCATCTGGGCGAGCCCATCCCACCGCGGAAACGTGATCGAGCCGCGGTTCGCGCAGTTGGGTGTAGGCGTGGCGCGGGACGGGGGCACCTTGTGGGTGTGCGAGCTCTTCGCGACCCGACAGTAG
- the rpmH gene encoding 50S ribosomal protein L34, with translation MKRTFQPHNTSRLRTHGFRKRMKTRGGQNVLKNRRRKGRWRLAVSAYKK, from the coding sequence ATGAAGCGTACCTTTCAGCCGCACAACACCAGCCGGCTCCGCACTCACGGTTTCCGCAAGCGCATGAAGACGCGTGGCGGCCAGAACGTGCTCAAGAACCGCCGCCGCAAGGGCCGTTGGCGCCTCGCAGTGTCTGCCTACAAGAAGTAG
- a CDS encoding OmpA family protein codes for MLTLLSWLSPRSLRLLLLTAVSLAVLGTATTARAQTRTFYLDRAQVSGAPDDGFMVWRPYLHEKTRFYGMAAFGFTLNPLRNETVAKEGRNQDRVPDPVDGQIISYLSVGTELAGRASFNLSMPIALYQFIGEDPQSLGVGEGLNAKKVSTHDLRLDARVKIHESDNRKFRLGGGGALWVKTGDPESYTSDDQSTGLIYGSAEYDFGKFFLTGMVGPHFRPERSIGGPQGSLFLASELRYAVGAFIPLRNGKIRLGAELWGSTGIATAGGESTFFAGRNTDLEWLAQGRFAIGKEERVWAMAGAGTRLATGYGAPDVRVLASIGYWFPIKDSTATSPPRRIRVAPDVAEYAKDTDGDGYPDDIDKCPTIPEDGKKPEPSDGCPAGADRDGDGIPDAADACPDVPEDKDGVEDTDGCPEDDADNDGILDTEDKCPTEPGPRSDIAEKNGCPSLTRVTEDGEVALLEPIQFEYNKATIKKASYPILDEIVTLMKSRPKLRIGVYGHTDDRGNDNYNLRLSKQRAAACMDYLANKGIARNRLESEGFGETKPIASNATDEGRAKNRRVEFKILAE; via the coding sequence ATGCTCACTCTTCTGTCCTGGCTCTCTCCTCGTTCGCTGCGCCTCCTGTTGCTCACAGCCGTGAGCCTTGCCGTGCTTGGCACGGCAACCACGGCCCGCGCACAGACGCGTACCTTTTACCTAGATCGCGCACAGGTGTCCGGCGCGCCCGACGACGGATTCATGGTTTGGCGACCCTACCTTCACGAAAAGACCCGGTTTTACGGAATGGCGGCGTTTGGCTTCACGCTCAATCCGCTGCGCAACGAGACCGTCGCCAAAGAGGGGCGCAACCAAGACCGCGTGCCGGATCCGGTGGACGGCCAGATCATCAGCTATCTCAGCGTTGGTACGGAGCTCGCGGGGCGCGCCAGTTTCAACCTGTCGATGCCGATTGCTTTGTATCAGTTCATCGGTGAGGACCCGCAATCCCTCGGCGTAGGAGAGGGTTTGAATGCAAAGAAGGTCTCCACTCACGACCTGCGCCTCGACGCGCGCGTGAAGATCCACGAATCCGACAACCGCAAGTTCCGCTTGGGCGGCGGTGGCGCGCTGTGGGTGAAGACCGGTGATCCCGAAAGCTACACCAGCGACGATCAGAGCACCGGCTTGATCTACGGTTCTGCAGAATACGACTTCGGCAAGTTCTTCCTCACGGGCATGGTCGGCCCTCACTTCCGCCCCGAACGCAGCATCGGTGGACCGCAAGGTTCGCTGTTTCTGGCCTCCGAACTGCGCTACGCAGTGGGTGCGTTCATCCCACTGCGCAACGGCAAGATCCGCCTGGGTGCGGAACTGTGGGGTAGCACGGGCATCGCGACCGCCGGCGGCGAGAGCACGTTCTTCGCGGGACGCAACACGGACCTGGAATGGCTGGCGCAGGGGCGCTTCGCCATTGGCAAAGAAGAACGCGTGTGGGCCATGGCCGGTGCAGGCACCCGCCTCGCCACTGGCTACGGCGCTCCGGACGTTCGCGTGCTGGCGTCGATCGGCTACTGGTTCCCGATCAAGGACAGCACCGCGACTTCGCCGCCGCGCCGTATCCGCGTGGCACCGGACGTCGCGGAATACGCGAAAGACACGGACGGTGACGGGTACCCTGACGACATCGACAAGTGCCCGACCATTCCCGAGGACGGCAAGAAGCCCGAACCCTCGGACGGATGCCCCGCGGGCGCGGACCGCGACGGTGACGGCATTCCCGACGCGGCCGATGCTTGCCCGGACGTCCCCGAAGACAAGGACGGCGTGGAAGATACCGACGGCTGTCCCGAAGACGACGCGGACAACGACGGCATCCTGGACACCGAAGACAAGTGCCCGACAGAACCCGGTCCGCGCAGCGACATCGCCGAAAAGAACGGCTGCCCCAGCCTGACTCGCGTCACCGAGGACGGCGAGGTCGCGCTGCTCGAGCCGATCCAGTTCGAGTACAACAAGGCCACGATCAAGAAGGCGAGCTACCCGATTCTCGACGAGATCGTTACGTTGATGAAGTCGCGGCCGAAGCTGCGAATCGGCGTCTACGGTCACACCGATGATCGAGGCAACGACAACTACAACCTGCGGCTATCCAAGCAGCGCGCTGCCGCGTGTATGGACTACCTGGCCAACAAGGGAATTGCGCGCAACCGTCTGGAGTCCGAGGGCTTCGGCGAGACCAAGCCGATTGCGTCCAACGCTACGGACGAAGGCCGCGCCAAGAACCGTCGCGTGGAATTCAAGATCCTCGCCGAGTAG
- the rpmG gene encoding 50S ribosomal protein L33, whose amino-acid sequence MRDNIRLVSTAGTGFTYYTKKNKRTMTAKLELKKYDPKLRQHVVFKEQKMPPHSK is encoded by the coding sequence ATGCGCGACAACATCCGTCTCGTTTCCACCGCGGGTACCGGCTTCACGTACTACACGAAGAAGAACAAGCGTACCATGACCGCCAAGCTCGAGCTCAAGAAGTACGACCCGAAGCTGCGTCAGCACGTCGTCTTCAAAGAGCAGAAGATGCCGCCTCACAGCAAGTGA
- the yidD gene encoding membrane protein insertion efficiency factor YidD — protein sequence MLAKILIALIRVYQLTLSPLLGPVCRFEPSCSRYAVRCLELHGAFRGSLLTFWRLLRCHPFHPGGYDPPPLPPGMALEATAESASAATHTEPDSERGE from the coding sequence ATGCTGGCCAAGATCCTCATCGCGCTGATCCGGGTCTACCAGCTCACCTTGTCGCCCCTGCTCGGGCCGGTTTGCCGCTTCGAACCGTCCTGCAGCCGCTACGCCGTGCGCTGCCTGGAGCTGCACGGGGCCTTTCGGGGCAGCCTGCTCACTTTTTGGCGCTTACTGCGTTGCCATCCGTTTCATCCTGGTGGATACGATCCCCCTCCTCTTCCCCCGGGCATGGCCCTGGAGGCCACGGCCGAGTCTGCATCGGCCGCCACGCACACCGAGCCCGATTCCGAGCGCGGTGAGTGA
- a CDS encoding KH domain-containing protein has protein sequence MNETDEQVENGWDDEQELVEAEAEGEGEDGDEQRSPRRRRRRSNGAKVEAYEPTDERSRLALDFVTKVITEMEMDCRVQLRRPRQNEDEQEIHIEITGPDAGRVIGKKGQVLAALQFLTHRVINRPGTDKRHVLVDAEGYRSRRDSQLSTMARRLGKQAMEQGKIITFEPMSPRDRRVVHLALAKFEGVVTKSDGEGDDRRVQIIPVRRSN, from the coding sequence ATGAACGAGACCGACGAACAGGTTGAGAACGGGTGGGATGACGAGCAGGAACTCGTCGAGGCCGAGGCGGAGGGAGAGGGCGAGGACGGGGACGAACAGCGTTCCCCACGGCGCCGTCGGCGCCGGAGCAACGGTGCGAAGGTCGAGGCCTACGAGCCCACGGATGAGCGCTCGCGCCTGGCGCTGGACTTCGTCACCAAAGTGATCACGGAGATGGAGATGGATTGCCGCGTGCAGCTGCGTCGACCACGCCAGAACGAGGATGAGCAGGAGATCCACATCGAGATCACCGGCCCCGACGCTGGGCGTGTCATCGGCAAGAAAGGACAAGTCCTCGCGGCGTTGCAGTTCCTGACCCACCGCGTGATCAATCGCCCCGGCACGGACAAGCGCCATGTGCTCGTCGACGCCGAAGGCTACCGCAGCCGCCGCGACAGTCAGCTCTCGACCATGGCTCGCCGCCTGGGCAAGCAGGCGATGGAGCAGGGCAAGATCATCACCTTCGAGCCCATGAGCCCCAGGGATCGCCGCGTCGTGCACTTGGCGCTCGCCAAGTTCGAAGGCGTCGTGACCAAGAGCGACGGCGAAGGCGACGACCGTCGCGTCCAGATCATCCCGGTTCGGCGCAGCAACTAG
- a CDS encoding PspA/IM30 family protein, with amino-acid sequence MGIFARLARLIKSNLNDLISRAEDPEKMLHQIILDMNSQLAEAKKQVAASIADEKRLAKQAEQEASNAAEWERRAMMAVRAGDDALAKEALARKKEHDGLAEQYKLQWQKQKQAVEQLKLALRALNAKIEEAKRKKNLLIARKKRAEAQKQIQETMHGLRNASAFEAFEQMEQKIGAMEAEAEATAELNEEYSGDILAHKFSQLEQTAGADEDLESLKRKMGILPPEPEPQREALRVEAAVEQEAPLDPAEQEELARALAELEAEERELRMKR; translated from the coding sequence ATGGGAATTTTCGCGCGCCTCGCCAGGCTCATCAAGAGCAACCTCAACGATCTGATCAGTCGGGCAGAAGACCCCGAGAAGATGCTTCATCAGATCATCTTGGACATGAACTCGCAGCTCGCGGAGGCCAAGAAGCAGGTCGCCGCGTCGATTGCAGACGAAAAGCGCTTGGCCAAGCAGGCCGAGCAAGAAGCGTCTAACGCTGCGGAATGGGAGCGTCGCGCCATGATGGCCGTCCGAGCGGGGGACGACGCCTTGGCCAAGGAGGCACTTGCTCGCAAGAAAGAGCACGATGGCTTGGCCGAGCAGTACAAACTGCAATGGCAGAAGCAGAAGCAGGCCGTCGAGCAGCTGAAGCTGGCGCTGCGTGCGCTCAACGCCAAGATCGAAGAAGCAAAGCGCAAGAAGAACCTGCTGATCGCTCGCAAGAAGCGCGCGGAGGCGCAAAAGCAGATCCAAGAGACCATGCATGGTCTGCGCAACGCGAGTGCCTTCGAGGCTTTCGAGCAGATGGAGCAGAAGATCGGCGCGATGGAAGCCGAAGCCGAGGCAACCGCGGAGCTCAACGAGGAGTACTCCGGGGACATTCTGGCGCACAAGTTCAGCCAGTTGGAGCAGACGGCGGGTGCAGATGAAGACCTGGAGTCTCTCAAGCGCAAGATGGGGATCTTGCCGCCAGAGCCCGAGCCTCAGCGCGAGGCTTTGCGCGTGGAAGCCGCGGTAGAGCAGGAGGCACCGTTGGACCCGGCGGAGCAAGAAGAGCTTGCGCGTGCCCTCGCGGAATTGGAAGCGGAGGAGCGCGAGCTGCGGATGAAGCGATGA